In the genome of Desulfuromonas sp., one region contains:
- a CDS encoding class I SAM-dependent methyltransferase, which translates to MKGLVGRKVSAEESEAQQGIEFFERVFNEARIEPFSVRLWDGSEWWSDDRPPRFTLKMKHPAALRNMFWRPSELSLGESFIYDDFDIEGDLEASFELADYLLERDCRPLEKLKLARKLLRLPKKSAGGNSRSAARLQGEAHSKERDADAVRYHYDVSNAFYKLWLDQRMIYSCALFHSPDDSLDEAQERKLDYICRKLRLSKGEKLLDIGCGWGGLIMHAARNYGVEALGITLSAPQAELANERIREAGLDERCRAEVCDYRDVPADRQFDKAVSVGMFEHVGETRLPDYFDKAYHLLKPGGVFLNHGITEAMTGSESGGPSFIDKYVFPDGDLLPISTSLRAAEQSGFEVRDVESLREHYAMTLRHWVDRLEANRERAIELTDPVTYRVWRIYMAGSAYGFKTGRIGIYQSLLAKSGRRPSGLPLTRCDWYRPCPGRYH; encoded by the coding sequence ATGAAGGGGCTGGTCGGTCGGAAGGTCTCGGCGGAGGAATCGGAGGCGCAGCAGGGAATCGAATTTTTCGAAAGGGTGTTCAACGAAGCCCGGATCGAACCATTCTCGGTCAGGCTCTGGGACGGCAGCGAGTGGTGGAGCGATGATCGGCCGCCTCGTTTCACCCTGAAGATGAAGCACCCGGCGGCGCTGCGCAACATGTTCTGGCGTCCGAGCGAACTCTCACTCGGCGAATCGTTCATTTACGATGATTTCGATATCGAGGGAGATCTCGAGGCTAGTTTCGAACTCGCCGATTATTTGCTGGAGCGAGACTGTCGCCCGCTGGAAAAGCTGAAGCTGGCCCGCAAGCTGCTGCGGCTGCCGAAGAAGTCTGCCGGGGGCAATAGCCGATCCGCCGCGCGGCTGCAGGGCGAAGCCCATTCAAAGGAGCGGGACGCCGATGCGGTCAGGTACCATTACGATGTCTCCAACGCGTTCTATAAGCTTTGGCTTGACCAGCGGATGATCTACTCCTGCGCCCTGTTTCACAGCCCGGACGACAGCCTCGACGAGGCCCAGGAGCGCAAGCTCGATTATATCTGCCGCAAACTGCGCCTGAGTAAAGGCGAGAAGTTGCTCGATATTGGCTGCGGCTGGGGCGGCCTGATTATGCACGCCGCCCGGAACTACGGGGTCGAAGCGCTCGGCATTACCCTGAGCGCGCCCCAGGCCGAACTCGCCAACGAGCGCATTCGTGAAGCGGGTCTGGATGAGCGCTGCCGGGCCGAGGTCTGCGACTATCGCGATGTGCCGGCGGACCGACAGTTCGACAAGGCGGTCAGCGTTGGCATGTTCGAACATGTCGGCGAAACCAGGTTGCCGGATTACTTCGACAAGGCCTACCATCTTCTGAAACCGGGCGGCGTTTTTCTCAATCACGGCATCACCGAGGCAATGACGGGATCAGAGAGCGGCGGACCGTCCTTCATCGACAAATACGTCTTTCCGGACGGCGATTTGCTGCCGATCAGCACCTCCCTGCGCGCTGCCGAACAGAGCGGCTTCGAGGTTCGGGATGTCGAAAGCCTGCGCGAGCACTATGCCATGACCCTGCGCCATTGGGTTGATCGACTCGAGGCGAACCGCGAGAGGGCGATTGAGTTGACCGATCCGGTCACATACCGGGTCTGGCGCATCTACATGGCCGGCTCGGCCTACGGATTCAAGACGGGCCGCATCGGTATCTATCAGAGTCTGCTGGCGAAATCGGGCCGCCGACCGAGTGGATTGCCGTTGACCCGCTGCGACTGGTATCGACCTTGCCCTGGCAGGTATCACTAA